A window of the Teredinibacter franksiae genome harbors these coding sequences:
- a CDS encoding NYN domain-containing protein, which translates to MPEPKRIALLIDCDNVSHNSIEGVLEELAKYGMVNVRHAHGDWNSPSLSGWVDRLHPHAIRPMQQFAYTKGKNATDSAMIIDAMDLLYSKNIDAFALMTSDSDFTPLVLRILESGLPVYGFGEKKTPKPFVDACSPFIYTENLVVEADEKPNAVATRKAKGRNKLRGDTSLVKLIRTAIEQTSEDDGWAHMSKVGHYISNNSSFSAINYGYKKLGDLIRATELFEVEMRNDGKAMYIKDARK; encoded by the coding sequence ATGCCAGAACCAAAACGAATTGCACTTTTAATAGATTGTGACAACGTAAGCCATAATTCAATTGAAGGTGTGTTGGAAGAGCTCGCCAAATACGGGATGGTTAACGTGCGCCATGCGCATGGTGATTGGAATAGCCCGTCTTTGTCCGGTTGGGTTGATCGCCTGCATCCACATGCAATAAGGCCGATGCAACAATTTGCGTATACGAAAGGAAAAAACGCAACTGATTCGGCAATGATCATTGATGCAATGGATCTTCTATACAGTAAAAATATTGATGCGTTTGCGCTAATGACCAGCGACAGCGACTTTACGCCACTCGTATTACGGATTCTTGAAAGTGGCTTGCCTGTGTATGGATTCGGAGAAAAGAAAACGCCTAAACCTTTTGTTGATGCGTGTTCACCTTTTATCTACACAGAAAATCTAGTAGTAGAGGCAGATGAAAAACCAAACGCCGTTGCAACTAGAAAAGCTAAAGGCAGGAATAAGTTGCGAGGCGACACATCGCTTGTTAAATTAATTCGAACAGCCATTGAGCAAACCTCTGAGGATGACGGTTGGGCGCATATGAGTAAGGTAGGGCACTATATTTCAAATAACAGTTCCTTCTCTGCCATCAATTATGGTTACAAAAAATTGGGCGATCTAATTCGAGCTACTGAGCTTTTCGAGGTTGAAATGAGAAATGACGGTAAAGCCATGTATATAAAAGACGCTCGAAAATAA
- a CDS encoding MFS transporter gives MLTASSLPPNTNGVKLHYKIALGFGFFTLFFTGQGVHILAVPYYQMTLGVDPFLLSLVMTLPMLFGSAVAPLAGHLSDNLKSRWGRRSPFIFTAALVLGLCYGLLWMVPPHWPEATQLLYFAAFGTLFYLATAFYTVPLNGLAYELSDNAGERTQAIGFATYFLKSGSLLYQWVFPLAQLAVFGSVYLGIRYIGWGMGVVVFALCGMLPALIIRENVSASQYLSTRVSFIDSLRSVIDNPSMKLLLLLVLLQMGGSAFAATLDYYLLVYYVHAGNIAEGAIWKATLSTSYALVSIACVPLVLKLSTVQGKLGALQVIYLINACGGLAKWFIFVPDARWIIITDALLCGAVWTAMVILIPSMVSDLSHQDQQAGKGAHAGMYASIYNWVLSISSVLALMFSGLSLNLLGFNAHAGAAQAHESLQYMRIILAGGTVLFSLLPLWILYYYRQHKPGVLAALQQR, from the coding sequence ATGCTAACGGCAAGCTCTCTACCACCGAATACCAACGGCGTAAAACTGCATTACAAAATCGCCCTCGGATTTGGCTTTTTCACCCTGTTTTTTACGGGCCAGGGTGTGCATATTTTAGCGGTCCCCTATTATCAAATGACCCTAGGGGTAGACCCGTTTCTTCTCAGCCTAGTCATGACCCTGCCCATGCTATTTGGCAGTGCCGTTGCCCCACTTGCTGGCCACCTGTCCGACAATTTGAAATCCCGCTGGGGAAGACGATCGCCGTTCATTTTCACGGCAGCACTTGTATTGGGGCTCTGTTACGGTCTGCTGTGGATGGTGCCACCCCACTGGCCCGAAGCCACGCAACTACTCTATTTCGCTGCATTCGGCACACTCTTCTATCTGGCCACGGCTTTTTACACCGTTCCCTTAAACGGCTTGGCCTACGAGCTTAGCGACAATGCTGGTGAACGCACGCAAGCCATTGGCTTCGCTACTTATTTTTTAAAGAGCGGTTCACTGCTCTATCAATGGGTATTCCCTCTGGCACAGCTCGCCGTTTTTGGCAGTGTTTATCTGGGTATACGCTATATCGGCTGGGGTATGGGAGTAGTGGTTTTTGCTCTGTGCGGCATGTTGCCAGCGCTGATTATTCGGGAAAATGTTTCGGCTTCGCAATACCTGAGCACACGCGTTAGCTTTATCGACAGCCTGCGCAGCGTTATTGATAACCCATCCATGAAGCTGCTACTGCTGCTGGTACTGTTGCAAATGGGTGGCAGCGCCTTCGCCGCCACATTGGATTACTACCTTTTGGTTTATTATGTGCACGCAGGTAACATCGCCGAAGGCGCCATATGGAAGGCCACGCTGTCTACCTCCTACGCGCTAGTGAGCATTGCCTGTGTGCCATTGGTACTCAAGCTATCGACAGTGCAGGGGAAGCTGGGAGCACTGCAAGTGATCTACCTCATTAACGCCTGCGGCGGCCTGGCAAAATGGTTTATTTTCGTACCCGACGCGCGCTGGATTATTATCACCGACGCGCTATTATGCGGTGCCGTCTGGACGGCAATGGTTATCCTTATACCCTCGATGGTCTCTGACCTAAGCCATCAAGACCAGCAAGCAGGGAAAGGCGCCCACGCAGGCATGTATGCCTCCATTTACAATTGGGTATTGAGTATCAGCAGCGTACTCGCTTTAATGTTCAGCGGTTTGAGTTTGAACCTACTGGGCTTCAATGCCCACGCTGGCGCTGCACAAGCCCACGAGAGCTTGCAGTACATGCGCATAATTCTGGCCGGAGGTACGGTTTTGTTCAGTTTGCTGCCGCTGTGGATACTCTACTACTACCGCCAGCACAAACCCGGAGTACTCGCCGCACTCCAGCAGCGATAA
- a CDS encoding glycoside hydrolase family 53 protein, which yields MNNKSFPLSLIVAVIIAAQPGCGGSPSRVQQTDPATVESSTTNPTPEVQTAEIVLPTGEPFYLGADLSYVNEMDDCGAEFRVGGQVTDAYRIFADAGANIVRIRLWHNPDWTEYSNLADVKRSIARAKNKGMQVLLDLHYSDTWADPEKQTIPAGWAHLHGDTTALADTVYQYTYDTLAELQAEQLLPELVQVGNEINNEILQPEAQMNHAFINWPRNAELINHGLQAVADFNRDHNTNLQRMLHIAQPENALQWFPAALKAGVTNFDLIGLSYYGKWSTYTLQNLSNAIAELESTYQRDVIVVETSYPWTLENFDQANNVLNADSLIAGYQATPEDQRRYFYDIVAQVVAGGGNGVIVWEPAWVSTQCSTLWGTGSHWENNAFFDLTNDNEVLPVIDIFSLLKDE from the coding sequence ATGAACAACAAATCGTTTCCATTGTCACTCATTGTGGCAGTGATAATAGCAGCACAACCGGGATGTGGCGGCAGCCCCTCTCGCGTACAACAAACTGATCCGGCCACCGTGGAGTCGAGTACCACCAACCCCACCCCGGAAGTACAAACAGCCGAAATAGTGTTGCCGACCGGTGAACCTTTTTACCTAGGTGCAGATTTATCCTACGTCAACGAAATGGATGACTGCGGCGCTGAATTTCGTGTAGGCGGACAAGTTACTGATGCCTACCGTATTTTTGCCGATGCCGGCGCAAACATTGTACGTATACGGCTTTGGCACAACCCCGATTGGACCGAATATTCCAATCTCGCCGATGTAAAACGCAGCATTGCCCGAGCAAAAAACAAGGGTATGCAGGTACTGCTAGATCTCCATTACTCCGATACTTGGGCCGACCCCGAAAAACAAACTATTCCCGCCGGCTGGGCACACCTGCACGGTGACACAACCGCTCTGGCCGACACAGTGTACCAATACACCTACGACACCTTAGCGGAACTTCAGGCAGAACAACTACTGCCCGAGTTGGTTCAGGTGGGTAACGAAATTAACAACGAAATTTTGCAGCCCGAAGCGCAGATGAATCACGCGTTTATTAATTGGCCACGCAACGCCGAACTAATAAACCATGGCCTACAGGCCGTTGCCGATTTTAATCGTGACCACAATACCAACCTGCAGCGTATGCTACACATAGCGCAGCCCGAAAACGCCCTTCAATGGTTTCCTGCCGCACTCAAAGCTGGCGTCACCAATTTTGACTTAATTGGTCTAAGTTACTACGGTAAATGGTCCACTTATACACTGCAAAACTTATCCAATGCTATTGCAGAGCTGGAAAGCACTTACCAGCGCGATGTAATCGTAGTGGAAACATCCTACCCTTGGACGCTGGAAAATTTTGATCAGGCCAACAACGTACTGAATGCCGACTCGCTCATTGCCGGTTACCAAGCCACACCTGAAGACCAGCGTCGTTACTTCTACGATATTGTTGCGCAAGTTGTCGCCGGCGGCGGCAATGGCGTAATTGTGTGGGAACCCGCCTGGGTAAGCACTCAATGCTCCACTCTTTGGGGAACAGGCTCGCACTGGGAAAATAATGCGTTTTTCGACCTGACAAACGACAACGAAGTGTTACCTGTAATCGACATATTTTCACTGCTTAAAGATGAATAA
- a CDS encoding TonB-dependent receptor, which yields MKNFPLKTCASPGVMAILLGLTTSGLVSTSVAQENEDTALEEVIVQGSYQKSLQSALAQKRDAASVIEAISAEDIGQLPDVSITESLARLPGVAQDRDRGNGSQISIRGMGGQLGLTTLNGREVATVEEDRNIRYDQFPAELINAAQVYKTPQAKMIEGGVSGTVNLETVSPLDFDERVIAINARASSYSLGSDVDDAANGGLGSRYSVSYIDRFAGDTLGLALGIAGQSQPIATQRSELWNYGDTWHNNQWNDAEGKDFNAPWGGSALVRGGEDSRIGGMAVVQWQPTETFSLSYDFFYSQLDIQEEQRGFDFNINNNYDRQWTIGDSVATGFTNSAADAEDLLAGRVGLSSLRSLNEEFTQTDDMMINGAKLGWDLGEWALGADISYSETNRERRWHSVRTVNTSADPWATFGAKDERMFLTLDSGISLTDPTQNSVDNLTVQPQAEGKDAITAIDVHAERFFENSWASSIVFGGRFSGREKSLDAQIWDQFVTQNADTEIPAGMMIDAGSDSYWSDLPAYMTLDREQAIDYYFNGIANPSPGDNNDMLASWRVTEDITSAYLQLNIDTQLGSIPVSGNVGVRSVTTDTGSHGSQILTTSVWVEDPVGSDNWVEVPASAEPVSVDNSYNDILPSMNLAFELNSDNVIRLAVAKTIARAPLDFLSPAVDIGQDQWAPNPGESGSGNPKLEPFRATQTDLTYEWYFGDSNSVAATLYYKDMDSYIARQAGAETIQVDGTEYLLSLPVNGSGGYIKGYELMYQQAFDFVPGLGVYANYAFADSNIRQGTPLNSTPFGLTGLSEHVGTATVWYYLSGLEGRLSYNYRSEFQRDINRVMGEEGVNAAEGYFDLSLSYDITDDLQVMMQVQNLTDEPYKVYGLESNNEAHVNKYEEFGQRYSLGLSWKL from the coding sequence ATGAAGAATTTTCCATTAAAAACCTGTGCCAGCCCTGGCGTTATGGCAATCCTACTAGGGCTTACAACCTCGGGGTTGGTGTCCACCAGTGTCGCTCAAGAAAATGAAGATACCGCACTGGAAGAAGTTATCGTACAGGGTAGCTACCAGAAGAGCCTGCAGTCTGCGCTCGCGCAAAAACGTGATGCCGCCAGTGTTATTGAAGCCATTTCGGCGGAAGATATTGGCCAACTGCCCGACGTTTCCATAACCGAGAGCCTCGCGCGCCTTCCCGGTGTTGCGCAGGACCGCGACCGCGGTAACGGCAGCCAAATTTCTATTCGTGGTATGGGTGGCCAGCTCGGCCTTACAACCCTTAACGGCCGTGAAGTTGCTACCGTTGAAGAAGACCGTAACATCCGTTACGACCAATTCCCGGCGGAACTGATTAACGCCGCTCAGGTGTATAAAACACCTCAGGCGAAAATGATTGAAGGTGGTGTTTCCGGTACCGTAAACCTAGAAACCGTATCGCCATTAGACTTCGACGAACGTGTAATCGCCATTAATGCTCGCGCCTCTAGTTATTCACTGGGTAGCGACGTAGATGACGCCGCCAACGGTGGCCTAGGTTCGCGCTACAGTGTTTCCTACATCGATAGATTTGCAGGCGACACCTTAGGCTTGGCCCTCGGTATAGCAGGCCAAAGCCAACCTATTGCTACCCAGCGTTCGGAGTTGTGGAACTACGGTGACACGTGGCACAACAATCAGTGGAACGACGCTGAAGGTAAAGATTTTAACGCCCCATGGGGTGGTTCTGCGCTGGTACGTGGTGGCGAAGACTCCCGTATTGGTGGCATGGCCGTTGTGCAGTGGCAGCCAACCGAAACCTTCTCGCTAAGCTATGATTTCTTCTACTCCCAGTTGGACATCCAGGAAGAGCAACGCGGTTTCGATTTTAATATTAATAACAACTATGACCGTCAGTGGACAATTGGTGATTCCGTTGCCACCGGATTCACCAACTCCGCTGCCGATGCCGAAGACCTGCTCGCCGGTCGCGTGGGCCTGAGTTCACTGCGCAGCCTTAACGAAGAGTTCACCCAAACCGACGACATGATGATTAACGGTGCCAAACTGGGCTGGGATCTCGGTGAGTGGGCATTAGGTGCCGATATCTCCTACTCGGAAACCAACCGCGAGCGCCGCTGGCACTCGGTGCGTACAGTGAACACGTCCGCTGATCCCTGGGCAACCTTTGGGGCTAAAGATGAGCGTATGTTTCTCACTCTGGACAGCGGTATAAGCTTGACTGACCCCACCCAGAATAGCGTGGACAACTTGACTGTACAGCCACAGGCAGAAGGCAAAGACGCCATTACCGCTATTGATGTACACGCCGAGCGCTTCTTCGAAAACAGCTGGGCTAGCTCTATTGTGTTCGGCGGTCGTTTTTCAGGTCGCGAAAAATCACTGGATGCCCAGATCTGGGATCAATTCGTAACGCAAAATGCCGATACCGAAATTCCTGCCGGCATGATGATCGACGCGGGTTCCGATTCTTACTGGAGTGACCTCCCCGCGTATATGACACTCGATCGCGAACAGGCTATCGATTACTACTTTAACGGAATAGCAAACCCCAGCCCCGGTGACAACAACGATATGCTGGCAAGTTGGCGGGTAACCGAGGACATTACTTCGGCCTACCTACAGCTCAATATCGACACCCAACTGGGCAGCATACCGGTTAGCGGTAACGTTGGTGTGCGCTCAGTAACGACCGACACGGGATCCCACGGTTCTCAAATATTAACAACCAGCGTTTGGGTTGAAGACCCTGTTGGGTCTGACAACTGGGTAGAAGTACCTGCCTCAGCGGAGCCCGTTAGCGTAGACAATAGCTACAACGATATTCTGCCCAGTATGAACCTAGCGTTCGAACTCAATTCAGACAACGTTATACGACTCGCCGTGGCCAAAACCATTGCCCGCGCACCGCTGGATTTCTTAAGCCCAGCCGTCGATATTGGTCAGGATCAATGGGCACCCAACCCCGGCGAATCCGGTTCCGGTAACCCTAAACTAGAGCCCTTCCGCGCCACCCAAACGGACTTAACCTACGAATGGTACTTCGGTGATAGCAACTCCGTTGCAGCTACCCTGTATTACAAAGATATGGATTCTTACATCGCCCGTCAGGCCGGTGCGGAAACCATCCAAGTAGACGGTACCGAGTACTTGCTATCGCTGCCTGTTAACGGCAGTGGCGGTTACATCAAAGGTTACGAATTGATGTATCAGCAAGCGTTCGACTTCGTACCGGGCTTAGGTGTTTACGCAAACTACGCCTTTGCCGACTCCAACATTCGCCAAGGTACACCGCTAAACTCCACTCCCTTTGGCTTAACCGGTTTGTCCGAGCATGTTGGAACAGCTACTGTTTGGTACTACCTGAGTGGCCTTGAGGGCCGTTTGTCCTACAATTATCGAAGTGAATTCCAGCGAGATATCAACCGCGTAATGGGTGAAGAAGGTGTTAACGCTGCCGAAGGTTACTTCGACCTTAGCCTTTCCTACGACATCACCGACGACTTACAAGTGATGATGCAGGTACAAAACCTCACCGACGAACCGTATAAGGTTTACGGCCTGGAATCCAACAACGAGGCGCACGTAAATAAATATGAAGAGTTCGGTCAGCGCTACAGCCTTGGCCTTTCCTGGAAATTGTAA
- a CDS encoding LacI family DNA-binding transcriptional regulator: MATIKDVARVAGVSTATVSRVVHNGGQVGDACRARVQKVIKELGYRPNTNARALVSKTSNTIGVVTPRLSMTFFGCLAAGVEKAAREQKYKLLMSNSLYETKTELEAIESLREHSCSAIILHSEYSDEKTLKKLADEIPGLVIVNRFIPELANRCVWLDNEAGAQKVADHLLDKGHRDIAVVTSVYQNNDPEFRLNGVRAAIEKRGLSLNPEAIVESTANMRGGEEAVTALLEKGVKFSAVVAYNDLMAVGALNALQDAGLRVPEDVSVVGFDNLYVSTACRPKLTTMDYPVEEMANYAANLAINLSTGDNKVSSQTHLFMPTLVERNSVAKK, translated from the coding sequence ATGGCAACCATTAAAGACGTCGCACGCGTTGCTGGCGTATCTACCGCAACAGTTTCACGTGTCGTTCACAACGGCGGCCAGGTTGGCGATGCCTGCCGCGCGCGCGTGCAAAAGGTTATCAAAGAGCTCGGCTACCGACCCAACACCAACGCCCGCGCGCTGGTAAGTAAAACCAGCAACACCATAGGCGTAGTAACACCACGGCTATCCATGACATTTTTTGGTTGCCTTGCTGCTGGCGTAGAAAAAGCCGCACGCGAACAAAAATACAAACTGCTAATGAGCAACTCGCTTTACGAAACAAAAACTGAACTGGAAGCTATCGAAAGCCTACGCGAACACAGCTGTAGTGCCATTATTTTGCACAGCGAATATTCCGATGAAAAAACACTAAAAAAACTCGCCGATGAAATTCCCGGCTTAGTGATCGTAAACCGCTTTATCCCCGAGCTAGCCAATCGCTGCGTATGGTTAGACAACGAAGCCGGTGCGCAAAAAGTTGCCGATCATCTTTTAGACAAAGGCCACCGCGATATTGCCGTTGTAACCAGTGTTTATCAAAACAACGACCCAGAATTTCGCTTAAACGGTGTGCGTGCCGCCATAGAAAAACGTGGCCTAAGCCTTAATCCCGAAGCCATTGTGGAATCTACTGCCAATATGCGCGGTGGCGAAGAAGCAGTAACAGCGCTGCTGGAAAAAGGTGTTAAATTTTCTGCGGTAGTGGCATACAATGATTTAATGGCCGTAGGTGCGCTTAACGCCCTACAAGACGCGGGCCTACGCGTACCCGAAGACGTTTCCGTAGTAGGTTTCGACAACCTCTATGTTTCCACTGCCTGCCGCCCCAAGTTAACCACCATGGATTACCCGGTAGAAGAGATGGCCAACTATGCAGCTAACTTAGCCATCAACTTAAGCACTGGCGACAATAAAGTTTCTTCGCAAACACATTTATTTATGCCAACATTGGTAGAGCGAAACTCTGTAGCGAAGAAGTAG
- a CDS encoding glycoside hydrolase family 2 TIM barrel-domain containing protein translates to MKYLTRSLAASAFFALVLPLALAGCEKTPKTSETTATSAPASLVTAPQLWNSHWQFFRSNDILSLEKARQHNSWETISLPHTAHLEPRVVNNQWQGDAWYKKTFSAAPQWQGKNVFLDFEAAMNVSEVWINGTPVNKHYGGYLPFSILLTPHLKDGDNTLMVRLDNRDSDITGPKPLKILDFNMYGGIYRNTWLRVENELHISDPVAAGKKASGGIFVRYPQVTAEQAIVTVQTHIVNSGTAASVVVRHQLQHSGQLVQTTEKPLDISAQSDAEVNQELHVKTPRLWSPSTPSLYTLKTQILKNGQLVDDDSTRIGIRKFEIVEDQLYINGEKTFLRGVNRHQEYPYAGYALSDAAQYRDAEKMKAAGFDYIRLSHYPHAKAFMRAADELGLVLLDAILGWQYVNDTPAFYAHAEQTCRDLIRRDRNHASVLAWECSLNESNMPDTLITGLHKIVHEEYPSATTYSAGWVPQTYDIYLQARQHRLGHYKEPGKPYVVSEYGDWEYYAMNAGLNQNAWGELLQDERSSRQLLNAGETRLQQQAANIMEAHNDNFNTPAFADGYWVMFDYNRGYSDDLESSGIMSLERLPKFSYYFYQSQRDADDFGGPLANGYMAHIGSYWQADSSLNFHVYSNADEVELFLNGRSLGKGKKDVERYGKVNHPPVLFQLDTFEPGALVAKAMADGKVVASHTVATPGKPAQLSLVMEDTSIAAQTGQNDLVFVYAQLLDAKGNPTRVNGAKVNFSISGDIELVSPAERKSEAGIAAALVKIGDTLESVRIEASYNALTAETLTFK, encoded by the coding sequence ATGAAGTATTTAACTCGATCTTTAGCGGCTAGTGCCTTTTTTGCACTGGTGTTACCGCTAGCTCTCGCTGGTTGCGAAAAAACACCAAAAACATCCGAGACGACGGCTACCTCTGCGCCGGCTTCTTTGGTCACAGCGCCACAATTGTGGAATAGCCATTGGCAGTTTTTCCGCTCCAACGATATATTGTCACTGGAAAAAGCCCGTCAACATAACAGCTGGGAAACCATCAGCCTTCCACACACTGCGCATCTCGAGCCTAGGGTTGTCAACAATCAATGGCAGGGCGATGCCTGGTACAAAAAAACATTTTCTGCTGCCCCGCAGTGGCAGGGCAAAAATGTTTTTTTGGATTTCGAAGCCGCCATGAATGTGAGTGAAGTGTGGATTAACGGAACACCGGTTAATAAACATTACGGTGGCTATCTTCCCTTTAGTATATTGCTTACGCCCCATTTGAAAGACGGCGACAACACCCTAATGGTGCGCTTGGATAACCGCGACAGTGATATTACCGGGCCCAAGCCATTAAAAATTCTCGACTTTAATATGTACGGCGGCATATACCGCAACACTTGGTTGCGTGTAGAAAACGAACTCCATATTTCCGACCCCGTTGCCGCTGGCAAAAAAGCGTCTGGTGGTATTTTTGTTCGCTACCCACAGGTAACCGCCGAACAGGCAATCGTTACCGTACAAACCCATATTGTCAACAGCGGTACAGCCGCTTCCGTTGTCGTTCGCCACCAATTGCAGCACAGCGGCCAACTGGTTCAAACCACAGAAAAACCGCTCGATATAAGCGCGCAGAGCGATGCGGAAGTCAACCAGGAACTGCACGTTAAAACACCTCGACTTTGGTCACCCTCAACACCATCACTCTACACCTTAAAAACGCAAATCCTGAAAAACGGTCAACTGGTCGATGACGACAGCACCCGTATCGGCATTCGTAAATTCGAAATAGTTGAAGACCAACTGTACATCAACGGTGAAAAAACATTTTTACGCGGCGTAAACCGACATCAGGAATACCCCTATGCGGGCTATGCCTTGTCCGACGCGGCGCAGTATCGCGATGCAGAAAAAATGAAAGCCGCTGGGTTCGACTATATTCGCTTAAGCCATTACCCACACGCCAAAGCCTTTATGCGCGCGGCGGATGAACTAGGCTTGGTTTTACTTGATGCTATTCTCGGTTGGCAGTACGTAAACGATACGCCAGCATTTTATGCCCACGCCGAGCAAACCTGTCGCGACCTCATTCGCCGCGACCGCAACCACGCCTCGGTACTGGCCTGGGAATGTTCACTGAATGAATCCAACATGCCAGACACACTCATTACTGGTCTACACAAAATCGTTCATGAAGAGTACCCCTCTGCCACCACCTATTCAGCGGGCTGGGTACCACAAACCTACGATATTTATTTGCAGGCACGCCAGCACCGTCTAGGTCATTACAAAGAGCCCGGTAAACCCTATGTAGTGTCTGAATACGGAGACTGGGAATACTACGCTATGAATGCAGGCCTAAATCAAAATGCCTGGGGTGAACTATTGCAAGACGAGCGCTCCAGTCGGCAGTTGCTTAACGCCGGTGAAACACGCTTGCAGCAGCAAGCGGCCAACATAATGGAAGCTCACAACGACAACTTTAATACCCCAGCCTTTGCCGACGGCTACTGGGTAATGTTCGACTACAACCGTGGCTACAGCGACGACCTAGAATCTTCCGGCATTATGAGCCTAGAGCGTTTACCCAAGTTCAGCTACTACTTTTACCAAAGCCAACGCGACGCCGACGATTTTGGTGGGCCACTGGCAAATGGCTATATGGCCCATATTGGTAGCTACTGGCAAGCCGATTCCAGCCTCAACTTCCATGTGTACAGTAACGCCGACGAAGTAGAGCTTTTCCTCAACGGGCGCTCGCTAGGCAAAGGCAAAAAAGACGTCGAGCGCTACGGCAAAGTAAACCACCCGCCCGTGCTATTTCAGCTGGATACTTTCGAGCCCGGCGCCTTAGTGGCCAAAGCCATGGCCGATGGCAAAGTTGTTGCCAGCCATACAGTTGCAACACCGGGCAAGCCGGCACAGCTTTCACTGGTAATGGAAGACACCTCCATTGCCGCCCAAACCGGCCAAAACGACCTGGTATTTGTCTATGCACAATTACTCGACGCGAAGGGCAATCCCACGCGCGTGAACGGGGCCAAAGTTAACTTCAGTATTTCCGGCGATATAGAATTAGTTTCACCCGCCGAACGTAAAAGTGAAGCGGGTATCGCCGCTGCACTGGTTAAAATCGGTGATACACTGGAATCAGTGCGCATCGAAGCGAGTTATAACGCGCTCACTGCCGAGACGTTAACCTTCAAATAA